Within the Mycobacteriales bacterium genome, the region CGGTGGTATTCGACAGGGCCAGCCACTTGTAGCCGTCGCCGGGGGCCGCGCCGCGTCCCCGCTCCGGCCCGTGCGGCTTCCCCTGCCGCTCTGAGCCGCGCATCAGATGCTTTGCGCCAGCCGCTCGAGGAGAGGCGCGACCACCAGCAGTTGTTGAAGCTCCGAGAGCGTGAATCCGGCCGCGAGGGCTCGGGCCAGATGCTCGGTCCGCGCGTTACGCCCATTCCGCAGCGCTTGCCGGCCGACGTCGGTGAGCGACATAACGGCGCGCCGGCCATCCTCTGGGTCGGGACGTCGCTCGACGAGGCCGCGAGCCTCCAGCGCCCCAAGCGTCGCCCCCATCGACTGCGGGCTGATCTGCTCGGCCTTCGCAAGCGCGCTCGGCGTCGCCTGGCCGGCGCGATCCAGGCGGGCCAGCGCCGAGGTCTCCGGCAAGGTGAGCTCCCCTTCGGCCTGCATCTGCCGCAGCCGTCGGACGAGCAGGCCGACGCTCACCCGCAAGGCCCCGGCGATTTCCTCAGCGTCCAAGTCCACCATGTGCTAAGTCTGGCCTAACAAGTCCAGCCTTAGCAAGTGCCTCGCGCGCCGTTCCGCCAGAGGCTCGAGAGTCGGGGTCTGCGGCCGCCCCGCATGGGCGGAGCAGCCCGATCCCCACCCCGGCGGCGGCCGAACCCACACCATGCCGGTGAAAGCGCGTACCGTGAGGGTTGCTTCCCGCGACGCTGCTCTGGACTCCTGGCGGCAACAGAGCTCAACGTGCCCGAGGGGAGGGGTGGTGGATGAGCAGGGTCTGACGACCGTCCTAGTGGAATTCGCGCGCACCCTTACCGGCGAGTTCTCCATTCAAAAGATCCTCGACCACCTTGCCGACCGCGTGGCCGAGGTCATTCCGGTCGACGGCGCCGGCGTGCTGCTGATGGAAAGTGACGTCGAGCACCACTTCGTCGCCGCGTCCGACGATGTGATATTCGGTATCGAGGCCCTACAGATGGCATTGCAGGAGGGCCCGTGCCTGCAGGCCTACCGCACCGGACAGCACGTCGCCATCCGGGATCTCGCGCAAGACAAAACGTTCGCCCAGTTCTCGCCGGCCGCGTCGCAGGCCGGCCTCGGCGCCGTCTACAGCTTTCCGCTGCGCTTGGACGATCGCCAACTCGGAGCCCTCGAGCTCTACGCCAAAGAACCTCTGGAGCTCTCCGACGCCGACCTCGTCGGGGCCCAGATCCTCGCCGACGTCACCGCCGCGTACCTGTTCAACGCCCAGGCGCGGGAGGCGGCCCGCGAATTGGCCCGGACGAGTGCTGAGCTCGCCGCGACCTTGCAGGAAAGCCTGCTCCCCCCGGAGCTCCCCCAAGTGCCCGGACTGACGGTCGCCGGCCGGCTACTTCCCGGACGGGGCGGGACCCTCGTGGCCGGAGACTTCTACGACGTCTTCCCGTTGCCGGCGGGGCGTTGGGGCGTTCTCATCGGCGACGTCGTGGGCCACGGCGCTCGGGCGGCCACGCTCGCGACGGTCGCGCGCTACACCGTGCGCACGCTCGCCGTTCTCCAGGCCGCTCCGCGGCGGGTCCTCGCCGGTTTGAACGACACCGTGCTGGCCCGCGACGAGCCCGAGCGGTTCTTGTCGGCCATCTATCTGACCACCCGGGCCACCGCTGACGGCCTCGACATCAAACTCGCCCGAGGCGGACACCCGGCGCCGATGGTGCGCCGGGTGAACGGATCGGTCGAAGTCCTCGACACCCCGGGCCGGCTGCTCGGCTGCTTCCCGGACCCCGGTGTTAAGGACCTCCGGGTACGGCTGGCCCCCGGCGACCTGCTGCTGCTGCACACCGACGGGGTCACCGAGGCTCGACGTGAAACTGAACAGTTCGGCGACCAGCGGCTCCGGGCGATACTCGCCGCCAGCGGCGCGGACCCATCAACGCTCCTGGAAGCCACGCTCGAGGCCGTCCTTGCGCACTGCGACGGCAATCTCGCCGACGACGTGACCGTCCTCGCCCTACTGGCCACCTGAGTCCTTCGAGGCGGTCCGGCGACGTCCAAGCGCCAGCCGCAGGTTAGCCGGCCCGGATCGCGACCGCTTCGATCTCGACCAATTGGCCTGGGTAGCCGAGGTAGCAAACGCCGAGCGGCGGATCGAAGGCGTCCTTCTCCACCCGCCAGGCCCGGACGAGATCGGACCGCTCCGTTGCGACGACGAAACAGTTGTCTTCAGGATGTGAGCCGGATCGGAACCAGCGGCCGGCCGCGCGGTAAGCAGGTTCGCCACCGCCTTCTCGGACTGAGCCTCCAGATCGCCAGGTGCGACAGTTCGGCCCTGGGCATCGAGCGGGCAAGCGCCAGCGGTGAAGATGAGCCGTCCGAGTGGCGCGACCGATGCATAGGCGTAAGGGCTTCGGCGTAGAGCTCGACCGGTCGGACCGCATCCACATCCATGCCGGTCAGTATCACCAATCTGGACTGGGCCGGGTCACTCCCAGATCAGCCCGGGCGGCTGATCTGCGGCTGCACCACGAGCCGGATCGGATCGCCGTCCTTGGTCCGCAATTGCTCGACCCCCCGGCCCACGTCCTCGAGCGGCATCACCGCGGAGATCGAGCTGGACACATCGAAGCGGCCGCGCGAGACCAGATCGACCAGCTGATCAAGGTCGCGCTTCCGGTAGCCGAAATGCCCGAGCAGAGTCTGAGACGAGACCCCGAACAACACGCCTGCACCTAGTTCGATCCGGTCAAGGGACAACCCGATCATGAGCACCCGACCGAACCGCCCGGCACAGTCAGCCGCCTGGGCAAGCACCGAGTTGGCGCCGACGAGGTCCACGGTCAGGTCCAGCCCGAGCCCCCCGGTCAGACGCCGAATTTCCGCCGGCACGTCCGTACTCGACGGGTCGAGCGCATGGTCGGCGCCGAGCGCGAGTGCTCGTCGCCGCGCCGTCGGTCTGGGGTCCACCGCGACGATCAGCGCCGCACCGACCAGCCGGGCGATCTGGACCGCGTGGGTCCCCAGTCCCCCGATGCCCCACAGCCCGACCGTCTCGCCAGGGCGCAAGGCACCGCGACGGACCAGGCCGGCATACGGCGTGGCGACGGCGTCCGCCAGGATCGCCGCCTGGGCGAAAGGTAGGTCGTCAGGGATCCCGGCGAGGGTGAAGTAAGGAACGACCACGTACTCGGCCCAGGCTCCGTCGTAGTTGAAACCCATGGTTTCGAAACGCAGGCACTCCTCGACGTGGCCCCGCGCGCAGCTCGGACACTGACCGCATGGACGTCCGCCGGCGATTACGACCCGCTGACCCGGTTGCCAACTCGGAACAAGCTCGCCGACCGCCTCGACCACCCCGGCCGCCTCGTGACCCGGCGTCACCTCGGGCAGGAAACCGGGCAGCGAGCCATCGAGGAGATGCACGTCTGACAGGCAGATCCCGCAGGCCTCCACCCGCACCAGGACCTCGAGGGGACCGGGCGAGGGACGGCTGACCTGTCGAATGGTGAGGCCGAGCGTAGCCCGCTCGAAGCGGGCCGCCCGCATCGTCGTCATTCAGAGCTCCTCCCGCCGCGCCGTGGCGCCGCCGGACCCTACCCGACCGAACCCGGCCGAACACGTTTATCCCGGTAGGGCGGATGGGAAGGCCTATCCCGGACCTAACAGAGATTGGACGGGACCGCTGCGATGGCGTCCATGCCGCCCTACCACGCTGGCCTCTGGCTCCCCGTGGCGTTGCCACCCCGTGACGTCGGAGGCTCAGCGTCGGGCTGACGCCCGTTAGCCGAGCAGCCGCGGATGCCCGAACACGTTGAACTCGAAGTGCCCTCGCGGCCCATCCACGTGCGGGACGCGCGTCGGCAGGTTAGAGCTTATGCCTCGAGGTGGGAGCTACCCGATCAGGTGATCGAGGATCTGATGCTGGCCACCAGCGAGCTGGTCACCAATGCCATCGTGCACGCCGAATCCCTGGTCCGCCTTTCGATCACGCACTACACCGATCACGTCCGGCTCGAGGTCCAAGACGATCATCCACGGGTCCCGCTGGCCTCGGCTTCGGATGTAGAGGCGCCGAGCGGTCGCGGACTGGCCATTCTGCACACGATTTCGCGGTCCTGGGGAGTGGAGTCGATCCCGGGCGACGGCAAAAGGGTCTGGGCGGAGCTGGCGACAGCTGGGCAGTGAGTCGTCAGTCCAGGGCCAGCTGCGCCGGTAATCGGTTCGCTGCGGAACGCCGTGAACGGACCCCGATTGGCGCCACCCGACACCGACAAGGCAAGATTGCCCCATGACCAACATGACTAGCACCAGTCCGAGTTCGGCAGAGTGGGTCGGAGTCAGCGACGCTGCGGAAGCGGCCGGGGTGGCAGCCCAGACGGTACGCAACTGGATCGCCGCCGGCACGTTGAAGACCCGGACCGGGCAAGGACCACGTGGCGAACGTGCCGAGGTGAACCTCGCCGAGGTCCGTAAGCTCACCGCCGGCTCCTCCCGGACGAGCACGCGGCGGCCATCCCGGACCACGAAGGCCACGAAGCCGAAGGCCACCAGGGCGAAGAAGTCCGCCGGCAGGTCGACCGCACCGCGACGCGCAGCCGCGCGCGCCACGGCCCCGACCACGGTGACCGCCAGCCAGCCGGCCGCGCCGACCCGATCCGCCGCCGTGGAGTCGTCCGCCAACGAGTCGCGTGAGCAGCTGAACGCCCTCCAGCAGCGGGTCGAACAACTCGAAGTGGCGCTGCGCCAGTTGCGCCAGGAGCCGCCGCCCCGGCGCGGGTTCTTCCGCCACTAAACCGTCACCCCCGGCTCGACGCCGGGTTTCGAACGGTGCGCAACGGACGGTGACTCGCCGACCGTTGATGTTTGCATCCCCCCGGCTGGTCGTAGCGTCTCGCCCATGCATCGTCGGTGGGTCTCGGTCCCCGATGTACGCCATGGCGGCAGTCTCGCTCGCGGCGCTGCGCAAGCGTGATCCGGACCGCCCACGCTCCTACCGGCTGCCTTACGCCGGTGTCCTATGTCCGATCGCCTTCATCTGCGCCAACTTCATCGTGTACTGGTCCGGCTGGAACACGGTGTTCTGGCTATACGTGCTAATCGCGCTCGGCTTCGTGCTCTTCGGGGTCTACCAGGCGATGATCCCGGCGGAGCGGCGCGCCATCCTGAACTGGCGATCCGGGTCATGGATCCTGCCGTGGCTGGTGGGGTTGGCGATCATCTCCTGGCAGGGCCAATACTCGAGCGCGAGTCCGGTCCTCGGGATCACGTTGAACGACACCAACAACATCCCATTCTGGTGGGACCTCGTGGTAGTGGCGGTCTTCAGCCTGGTCATCTACTACTTCGCGGTCTCGCTGGCGCTGACGACCGAAGAGGTCGCCACCGCCGTGAAGACTGTCGAGGAGGAGGCTCGCGCCGAGCAGTCGGCCCTGGCGATCGGCTAGGCCTCCGCCGGGCTCGGCGGCTCAGGCAGCGTGCCGGCCAACCTCGCGCACGGCGGCGTCTTCGAGATCTGCGGCCTGCAGGATCAGATCAACGCCGCGGCTCCACTCGCCGCTAGACCAGGCGGCGCAGGCCTGCGCGGTCAGCTGGACCGAGCGACTCAGCAGACCCTGGTACTTCTCGGTCGCCATGACGCACTCCGAGGTCTGACTCATGTCCAGCTCCCTGCCGATGTGTTCACCTGCATTCTGCATCGGCAGGCACTGCGCCGAGCCCAACAGTTCACAACGGGTTGACAACACCGTCTTGAACAATCCCCGGGTCGATCTCGGATGAATGCGGACATGTCGGGCGGATACGAGGGGATCAGCCGCGGTCAAGGTCGAGCAGACCCTCGCGGACCGCCGTCGCCAGGGCCTCGAGCTTGGAGTGCACACCGAGCTTGGCCAGCACGCTCTGAACGTGGTTGCGCACCGTGAAGACGCTGATGCCCAGACCGTCGGCGATCGCCGCGTTCGCCATTCCCTGGGCGAGCAGCCGGAGCACGTCGAGTTCGCGAGGGCTCAGGTCCGAACCGAGGCTTCGCTCACGGCGATGCAGCTTGGGCAGCAACCGGGCCAGCAACATCGGAGAGATGTTCACCTCGCCGGCCGCAGCGGTGCGCACCGTAGACACGAGTTCGTCGATGTTCGCCGTCTTGGTCACGAAACCGGAGCAGCCGGCCTCGATCGCCGCCACGAGCACCTGCTCGGACTCGGAGGCCGTGAGCATGACGATCCGGACCTCAGGGGCGATCTCCTTCAAAATGGTGGTGCCGGCCACCCCGTCGCCGTCCGGAAGCTTGTAGTCGAGGACGACCACGTCCGGGCGGGTAGCGGCCACCTGGGCTTGGGCCTGGGTCAGGTTCATGGCCCGGCCGACCACCTCCAGATCGGCGGTGCGTTCGAATGCCAGCTCGAGGCTGGATGCGAACAGCTCATGGTCGTCGACGATCAGGACACGCACGGTCGGCGAACCGCCAGCGGCCGCCAGGTCCGGGCTCTGCTCGGTCACGGCCATGATCGTCATCCCGTCTGAACATCCATGAGACTGGGGACGAATCGGTGCCGACCGGCTCGCCCCTCCCTAGGATCGCACCTCATGACACTTATCGTGCCGAATGGTCGGATAGTCATCTACTCCGATATCGGCTGCCCCTGGGCCTCGCTCGCCGTCCACCGGTTGCGGGCCCGGCGGCGCGCCCTCGGCCTGGAGGGCGCTGTCCTACTGGATCACCGGGCGTGGCCGCTAGAGCTGGTCAACGGGCGCTGCACCCCCAAGCCGACCATCGACGCGGAGGTTGCGGTGATCGGATCGCATGAGCCGGCGCTCGGCTGGCGCCCGTGGCGCCGACCGACACACACCTACCCGGCCACCACCCTGCTTGCGCTCGAGGCGGTCCAGGCAGCCAAGATCGATGCCGTGGGCGGCCTGGCCGGCAGCGAGGATCTCGACGCCGCACTGCGCGACGCGTTCTACGTCGGCTCGGAGCCCATCAGCATCTACCCGGCGGTGATCAACGTGGCACGGGGCTGCCCCTCCGTCGACGTAGCGGCGCTCGAGGATCGGCTGCAAGCCGGCGCCGGCCGGCCTGAGGTCTTCGAGCAGTGGGGCCGGGCGAGGGAGGACGGCGTCACAGGTTCGCCGCACCTATTCCTCCCCGGAGGCGAGGACGTCCAAAACCCCGGGATCAAGATCCAGTGGAGCCAGGAGACCGGTCAGGGGTTCCCGCGGATCATGGCCGACGACCCCTCGGCAATCGACACCATCCTGCGGCGGGCGGCCGCCTGACCGGAGCCACCCGCGCGGGGCGCCGCGCCGAGCCAGGCCGCGTAGGCTGATCAGTTGTTTGGTACCGAGCCACACCTGAGAGGCGATCGCGCCGTGACCACGCAGTCCGACGACCCACTGGCCGGTTTCGGTCCCAACGAGTGGCTCGTCTACGAGATGTACCAGCAGTACGTCAAGGATCCCGAATCTGTCGACCGGGCCTGGTGGGACTTCTTCGCCGACTACCAACCGGGCGAGCTGCCCGCCTCCCGCGACAGTCGGGGGCCGGCGGTCCCCGCCGCAAACGGCCAGCCACCGGCAGCCCGTCCCCCAGCCCCGCCGGCGGCCAACCCGGCAGCCCCGCCGGCGGCCAACCCGGCACCCCCCGCCGCCGCCCCCCCCTTGGCCAGCCCGGCGCCCACCGCCGACCCGGCCGGGAACGCCGGTGGCCCCGAAGTCCGGCCGCTGCGCGGCGCTGCCGCCCGGGTCGTGACGAACATGGAGGCCAGCCTGACCG harbors:
- a CDS encoding MarR family transcriptional regulator — protein: MVDLDAEEIAGALRVSVGLLVRRLRQMQAEGELTLPETSALARLDRAGQATPSALAKAEQISPQSMGATLGALEARGLVERRPDPEDGRRAVMSLTDVGRQALRNGRNARTEHLARALAAGFTLSELQQLLVVAPLLERLAQSI
- a CDS encoding GAF domain-containing SpoIIE family protein phosphatase; protein product: MDEQGLTTVLVEFARTLTGEFSIQKILDHLADRVAEVIPVDGAGVLLMESDVEHHFVAASDDVIFGIEALQMALQEGPCLQAYRTGQHVAIRDLAQDKTFAQFSPAASQAGLGAVYSFPLRLDDRQLGALELYAKEPLELSDADLVGAQILADVTAAYLFNAQAREAARELARTSAELAATLQESLLPPELPQVPGLTVAGRLLPGRGGTLVAGDFYDVFPLPAGRWGVLIGDVVGHGARAATLATVARYTVRTLAVLQAAPRRVLAGLNDTVLARDEPERFLSAIYLTTRATADGLDIKLARGGHPAPMVRRVNGSVEVLDTPGRLLGCFPDPGVKDLRVRLAPGDLLLLHTDGVTEARRETEQFGDQRLRAILAASGADPSTLLEATLEAVLAHCDGNLADDVTVLALLAT
- a CDS encoding Rid family hydrolase; translated protein: MGDTDRHGCGCGPTGRALRRSPYAYASVAPLGRLIFTAGACPLDAQGRTVAPGDLEAQSEKAVANLLTARPAAGSDPAHILKTTVSSSQRSGPISSGPGGWRRTPSIRRSAFATSATQANWSRSKRSRSGPANLRLALGRRRTASKDSGGQ
- a CDS encoding zinc-binding dehydrogenase; the protein is MTTMRAARFERATLGLTIRQVSRPSPGPLEVLVRVEACGICLSDVHLLDGSLPGFLPEVTPGHEAAGVVEAVGELVPSWQPGQRVVIAGGRPCGQCPSCARGHVEECLRFETMGFNYDGAWAEYVVVPYFTLAGIPDDLPFAQAAILADAVATPYAGLVRRGALRPGETVGLWGIGGLGTHAVQIARLVGAALIVAVDPRPTARRRALALGADHALDPSSTDVPAEIRRLTGGLGLDLTVDLVGANSVLAQAADCAGRFGRVLMIGLSLDRIELGAGVLFGVSSQTLLGHFGYRKRDLDQLVDLVSRGRFDVSSSISAVMPLEDVGRGVEQLRTKDGDPIRLVVQPQISRPG
- a CDS encoding ATP-binding protein — encoded protein: MPEHVELEVPSRPIHVRDARRQVRAYASRWELPDQVIEDLMLATSELVTNAIVHAESLVRLSITHYTDHVRLEVQDDHPRVPLASASDVEAPSGRGLAILHTISRSWGVESIPGDGKRVWAELATAGQ
- a CDS encoding response regulator transcription factor, which produces MTEQSPDLAAAGGSPTVRVLIVDDHELFASSLELAFERTADLEVVGRAMNLTQAQAQVAATRPDVVVLDYKLPDGDGVAGTTILKEIAPEVRIVMLTASESEQVLVAAIEAGCSGFVTKTANIDELVSTVRTAAAGEVNISPMLLARLLPKLHRRERSLGSDLSPRELDVLRLLAQGMANAAIADGLGISVFTVRNHVQSVLAKLGVHSKLEALATAVREGLLDLDRG
- a CDS encoding dithiol-disulfide isomerase translates to MTLIVPNGRIVIYSDIGCPWASLAVHRLRARRRALGLEGAVLLDHRAWPLELVNGRCTPKPTIDAEVAVIGSHEPALGWRPWRRPTHTYPATTLLALEAVQAAKIDAVGGLAGSEDLDAALRDAFYVGSEPISIYPAVINVARGCPSVDVAALEDRLQAGAGRPEVFEQWGRAREDGVTGSPHLFLPGGEDVQNPGIKIQWSQETGQGFPRIMADDPSAIDTILRRAAA